One window from the genome of Cryptomeria japonica chromosome 6, Sugi_1.0, whole genome shotgun sequence encodes:
- the LOC131037414 gene encoding uncharacterized protein LOC131037414, whose product MGSLEHQHGHDNDNGKNNGCNSFEFPKGSGGGGGSGDRSFHPRPVLGPLSKPAPSKWDDAQKWLVSLSAGGRGDHGYVKSKSKASRVPRNVSFRSLYGKTSVSKPSEPLFGNCSIPPPVDEEVGFNQDEGETKKIDCENEKTSERTDRPVADPVNEHTNVSYIPPASTVRSVSMRDMGTEMTPIASQEPSRTGTPLRATTPSIRSPVTSRPSTPGRSAAEIYEPGLTDHGKTRREIMALGAQLGKSNIIAWASKEEEEQDASKSLNTNGMQRVNINVYDARAAEWEQAERAEYMARYKREEVKIEAWENTQKMKAEAESGRIEVKVERMKCHAHKRLMKKLAKVRRKAEEKRLAAEAKAAKEAVKIAERANSIRQTGHIPSSFFTCKFISCNSSAMLYDCCP is encoded by the exons ATGGGATCCCTTGAACATCAGCATGGACATGATAATGATAATGGCAAGAACAATGGTTGTAATAGCTTTGAGTTTCCCAAGGGCAGTGGGGGTGGCGGTGGAAGTGGGGATAGGTCATTTCACCCCAGGCCAGTTCTAGGGCCGCTTTCCAAGCCAGCCCCTTCCAAATGGGATGATGCCCAGAAATGGTTGGTCAGTCTGTCTGCAGGTGGAAGAGGAGATCATGGTTATGTCAAGAGTAAATCCAAGGCCTCTCGTGTACCCAGAAATGTTAGCTTTCGCTCTCTGTATGGCAAGACCTCTGTATCCAAGCCTTCAGAACCCTTGTTTGGCAATTGCAGTATTCCTCCACCTGTAGATGAAGAAGTGGGCTTTAATCAGGATGAGGGAGAGACCAAGAAGATAGATTGTGAAAATGAAAAGACATCAGAGCGGACTGATAGGCCCGTTGCAGATCCAGTCAATGAGCATACCAATGTATCCTACATTCCACCAGCTTCAACTGTGAGATCAGTTTCCATGAGGGACATGGGAACGGAAATGACTCCTATTGCCAGCCAAGAGCCCTCAAGAACAGGAACACCACTCAGAGCTACAACACCTTCTATTAGGAGTCCTGTTACTTCCAGGCCATCTACTCCGGGAAGGTCTGCAGCAGAAATTTATGAGCCAGGGCTGACAGATCATGGCAAGACCAGAAGAGAAATAATGGCTTTGGGTGCACAGTTAGGGAAGTCAAATATCATAGCATGGGCCAGCAAAGAGGAAGAAGAGCAGGATGCTTCTAAATCACTCAACACTAATGGTATGCAACGGGTGAACATAAATGTTTATGACGCCCGGGCTGCAGAATGGGAGCAGGCAGAACGTGCTGAATACATGGCCAG GTATAAGCGTGAAGAAGTTAAAATAGAAGCCTGGGAAAATACTCAAAAAATGAAAGCAGAAGCTgaatcagggagaatagag GTCAAAGTTGAAAGAATGAAATGTCATGCTCACAAAAGACTAATGAAGAAGTTGGCAAAAGTGCGGCGCAAAGCTGAAGAGAAACGTTTAGCTGCAGAAGCCAAGGCAGCTAAAGAGGCTGTCAAAATAGCAGAACGAGCTAATTCCATTCGTCAAACTGGACATATTCCTTCCTCTTTCTTTACTTGTAAATTCATCTCTTGTAATTCCTCTGCCATGCTTTATGACTGCTGTCCCTAG